A window of Mycobacteriales bacterium contains these coding sequences:
- the raiA gene encoding ribosome-associated translation inhibitor RaiA: MDIVVKGRNVEVPDHYREHVAVKLAPSERLDSRAIRIDVELMHEKNPRQSDRCQRIEITCYSKGPVIRAEACAADFYAALDAAVLKLEARLRKAHDRRRVHHGRHTPPSVAEATAGLPADLPPLTAPSNGSSAETAYEAVALLDPPEPGADDTESLIVRDKTHSAVPMTTADALHEMELVGHDFYLFADAASGLPSVVYRRHGYDYGVIRLAAG, translated from the coding sequence GTGGACATCGTCGTCAAAGGCCGGAACGTCGAGGTGCCGGACCACTATCGCGAGCACGTGGCCGTCAAGTTGGCTCCCTCGGAACGCTTGGACTCGCGGGCCATCCGGATAGACGTCGAGCTCATGCACGAAAAGAACCCTCGCCAGTCCGACCGCTGCCAGCGCATCGAGATCACCTGCTACAGCAAGGGTCCGGTGATCCGCGCCGAGGCCTGCGCCGCCGACTTCTACGCCGCTCTCGACGCCGCGGTGCTCAAGCTCGAAGCGCGACTGCGCAAGGCGCACGACCGCCGCCGGGTGCACCACGGCCGGCACACCCCGCCCTCGGTGGCGGAGGCGACGGCCGGGCTGCCGGCCGACTTGCCGCCGCTGACGGCGCCGAGCAACGGCTCGTCCGCGGAGACGGCCTACGAAGCGGTGGCCCTGCTCGACCCGCCCGAGCCGGGCGCCGACGACACCGAGTCGCTCATCGTGCGCGACAAGACGCACAGCGCGGTGCCGATGACGACGGCCGACGCGCTGCACGAGATGGAGCTGGTCGGCCACGACTTCTACCTGTTCGCCGACGCGGCGAGCGGGCTGCCCAGCGTCGTCTACCGGCGGCACGGCTACGACTACGGCGTCATCCGGCTGGCGGCCGGCTGA
- a CDS encoding response regulator transcription factor, giving the protein MPAPGPVPAPGGLVVEPIRVLVVDDHALFRRGLQMVLEQEPDIEVVGEASDGAEAITAATETLPDIVLMDVRMPKRGGIDACTAIHETVPSSKIIMLTISDEEADLYDAIKAGAMGYLLKEISIEEVASAIRAVHGGQSLISPSMASKLLTEFATMIKKTDDRQQVPTPRLTDREMEVLKLVAKGMNNRDIAKQLFISENTVKNHIRNILEKLQLHSRMEAVVYAVREKLLEIT; this is encoded by the coding sequence ATGCCGGCCCCGGGTCCTGTGCCTGCCCCCGGGGGTCTTGTCGTCGAGCCGATCCGCGTGCTCGTCGTCGACGATCACGCCCTGTTCCGCCGCGGCCTGCAGATGGTGCTCGAGCAGGAGCCCGACATCGAGGTGGTCGGTGAGGCCAGCGACGGCGCCGAGGCGATCACGGCCGCGACCGAGACGCTGCCCGACATCGTCCTGATGGACGTCCGGATGCCCAAGCGGGGCGGCATCGACGCCTGCACCGCGATCCACGAGACGGTCCCGTCCTCGAAGATCATCATGCTGACGATCTCGGACGAGGAGGCCGACCTCTACGACGCCATCAAGGCCGGTGCGATGGGCTACCTGCTGAAGGAGATCTCCATCGAGGAGGTCGCCTCGGCGATCCGCGCCGTCCACGGCGGACAATCGCTGATCAGCCCGTCGATGGCGAGCAAGCTGCTCACCGAGTTCGCCACGATGATCAAGAAGACGGACGACCGGCAGCAGGTCCCGACCCCACGGCTCACCGACCGCGAGATGGAGGTCCTCAAGCTGGTCGCCAAGGGGATGAACAACCGCGACATCGCCAAGCAGTTGTTCATCAGCGAGAACACCGTGAAGAACCACATCCGCAACATCCTCGAGAAGCTCCAGTTGCACTCGCGGATGGAGGCCGTGGTCTACGCGGTCCGAGAGAAGCTGCTCGAGATCACCTGA
- a CDS encoding DUF58 domain-containing protein, translating to MALTGRAVLLALLGLLPVLLLPSLWTVLVVVLLLTAVCVADALAAQPVSSLRLVRGGATACRLGEQVEVSLAVTNPGPRRLRGLVRDAWVPSAGASPRSHALEVPPGERRVLTSVLRPTRRGDRLPDRVTVRSFGPLGIAARQGRHELPWRVRVQPPFASRRFLPERLARLRQLDGAVAVRGRGQGTEFDALRDYVEGDDVRSIDWRATARRQDVVVRTWRPERDRTLMLVLDTSRTSAGRVGDAPRLDAALDAALLLCALATRAGDRVDLLAFDREPRAAVEGVGRDALLPRVVDAMAGLEPALVESDGRRLVGEVLRRTRQRSLVVLFTSLDTAPLEQGLLPHLSSLTSRHTVLLAAVADPRVEQMARAGGSVEDVYAAAAAERARTERRRLTLLLRRRGVEVVDAPPETFAPAVADGYLALKAAGRL from the coding sequence GTGGCGCTGACCGGCCGGGCCGTGCTGCTCGCCCTGCTCGGCCTGCTGCCGGTGCTGCTGCTGCCGTCGCTGTGGACGGTGCTCGTCGTCGTCCTGCTGCTCACGGCGGTGTGCGTCGCAGATGCCCTGGCTGCACAACCGGTCTCGTCGCTGCGGCTGGTGCGCGGCGGAGCCACCGCCTGCCGGCTGGGCGAGCAGGTCGAGGTCAGCCTTGCGGTCACCAATCCGGGCCCACGCCGGCTACGCGGGCTGGTGCGTGATGCCTGGGTGCCGTCGGCCGGCGCGTCCCCCCGCTCCCATGCGCTCGAGGTGCCGCCGGGTGAGCGGCGCGTCCTGACGTCGGTCCTGCGACCGACCCGCCGCGGCGACCGCCTGCCGGACCGGGTGACGGTGCGTTCGTTCGGCCCGCTCGGCATCGCGGCTCGGCAGGGCCGGCACGAGTTGCCGTGGCGGGTACGCGTCCAGCCGCCGTTCGCCTCCCGCCGCTTCCTGCCGGAGCGGCTCGCCCGGCTGCGCCAGCTCGACGGGGCGGTTGCCGTGCGGGGCCGCGGACAGGGCACCGAGTTCGACGCGCTGCGCGACTATGTCGAGGGCGACGACGTGCGGTCCATCGACTGGCGCGCGACGGCCCGCCGGCAGGACGTCGTCGTACGCACCTGGCGGCCGGAGCGGGACCGCACGCTGATGCTCGTCCTGGACACCTCGCGCACCTCCGCGGGCCGGGTCGGCGACGCCCCCCGGCTCGACGCCGCGCTCGATGCCGCCCTGTTGCTCTGTGCGCTGGCCACGCGCGCCGGTGACCGGGTCGACCTGCTCGCCTTCGATCGGGAGCCGCGGGCGGCCGTCGAAGGCGTCGGCCGTGACGCACTGCTCCCGCGGGTCGTCGACGCGATGGCCGGGCTGGAGCCCGCGCTCGTGGAGAGCGACGGCCGCCGACTGGTCGGCGAGGTGCTGCGCCGCACCCGCCAGCGCTCGCTGGTGGTGCTGTTCACCTCTCTGGACACCGCCCCCCTGGAGCAGGGGCTGCTGCCGCACCTGAGCTCGCTGACCTCCCGGCACACCGTCCTGCTGGCTGCGGTCGCCGATCCGAGGGTGGAGCAGATGGCACGTGCCGGCGGCTCGGTCGAGGACGTCTACGCCGCCGCGGCCGCCGAGCGGGCGCGCACCGAGCGGCGCCGCCTGACGCTGCTCCTGCGGCGCCGGGGTGTCGAGGTCGTGGACGCCCCGCCGGAGACCTTCGCGCCGGCGGTAGCGGACGGCTACCTCGCACTGAAGGCCGCCGGCCGGCTCTGA
- a CDS encoding phosphoribosyltransferase family protein produces the protein MLADLLDLVLPQECPGCGGSGRGLCAACLAGFGAPRRHRPDPCPPGLPDLAVATAYDGVARAVLLAHKEHGRLGLARPLGAALAGAVTLLELPARIVLVPVPSSPASVRARGHDHARRLATAAARRLPAGCARPVLTGARQVADQAGLDAAARAANLAGALRARRRLDGLVVVVVDDVVTTGSTLVEAARALRAAGADVRGAAAVAATARRTGAKRVERGRAAAPDVVGRVRGTAPLSSGPGPV, from the coding sequence GTGCTGGCCGACCTGCTCGACCTGGTCCTGCCACAGGAGTGCCCGGGTTGCGGCGGCTCCGGGCGGGGCCTGTGCGCGGCCTGCCTGGCCGGCTTCGGAGCGCCGCGCCGGCACCGACCCGACCCGTGCCCGCCGGGACTGCCCGACCTGGCGGTCGCGACGGCCTACGACGGGGTCGCCCGCGCTGTCCTGCTGGCGCACAAGGAGCACGGCCGGCTCGGGCTGGCCCGGCCGCTGGGTGCCGCCCTCGCTGGAGCGGTCACCCTGCTGGAGCTCCCGGCTCGCATCGTGCTGGTGCCGGTGCCCTCGTCGCCGGCGAGCGTGCGCGCGCGGGGGCACGACCACGCCCGCCGGCTCGCGACCGCGGCGGCGCGGCGGTTGCCGGCCGGTTGCGCCCGGCCGGTGCTGACCGGCGCCCGCCAGGTCGCCGACCAGGCCGGGCTGGACGCCGCGGCCCGCGCCGCCAACCTCGCCGGCGCGCTGCGGGCACGCCGGCGGCTCGACGGGCTGGTGGTCGTGGTCGTCGACGACGTGGTCACCACCGGTTCCACGCTCGTGGAGGCCGCCCGGGCGCTGCGGGCGGCCGGTGCCGACGTGCGCGGGGCGGCGGCGGTCGCAGCGACCGCGCGCCGGACAGGTGCGAAGCGGGTCGAACGGGGAAGGGCTGCGGCACCCGACGTGGTGGGCAGAGTTCGAGGGACGGCACCTCTGTCCAGCGGGCCCGGACCGGTCTAG
- the mtrB gene encoding MtrAB system histidine kinase MtrB codes for MQTRVVVSTLVVSGVIMALFASLLLESVGRGLVQAKTRTSLAEARSALLLLEARIGIEDRSAEAQELLLEELAAEVRSRSSSSVVVAGPSRGSSYEAGDAELADIPVDLDARLQIAPGMAYVHADVPAGGAREPGVVVGSSFRVPVLGDYRVFQFFPLTTEKQTLDLVRRTIAAAGLLLVALLALITGLVARQVVAPVRAAASTAERLAEGRLDERLRVRGEDEIARLGSTFNSMAGALQSQIQQLEDLSRVQRRFVSDVSHELRTPLTTVRMAADVLYDAREDFPPSPARAAELLQAELDRFEALLVDLLEISRYDAKAASLDASPVDLCPLVRRVAAAAAPLAERKGSRLDVVLPVWPVVADIEPLRIERALRNLVVNAVEHGEGRPVEVRLASTREIVTVSVRDSGVGLQPGQAGMVFTRFWRGDPSRARTTGGTGLGLAIALEDVRLHGGWLQAAGIPGEGSVFRMTLPRKAGRTAPNTPLELPGRPS; via the coding sequence CTGCAGACCCGGGTCGTGGTCAGCACGCTGGTCGTGTCCGGCGTCATCATGGCGCTGTTCGCCTCGCTGCTGCTCGAGTCGGTCGGCCGCGGCCTCGTGCAGGCCAAGACCCGCACGTCCCTGGCCGAGGCACGCTCGGCCCTGCTACTGCTCGAGGCGCGCATCGGCATCGAGGATCGCAGCGCCGAGGCGCAGGAGCTGCTGCTGGAGGAGCTCGCCGCGGAGGTGCGCAGCCGCTCCTCGTCCTCGGTCGTCGTCGCCGGCCCCTCGCGCGGTAGCAGTTACGAGGCGGGCGACGCCGAGCTGGCCGACATCCCGGTGGACCTGGACGCGCGACTGCAGATTGCGCCGGGCATGGCCTACGTCCATGCCGACGTCCCGGCCGGCGGTGCGCGTGAGCCCGGTGTGGTCGTCGGCTCCTCGTTCCGCGTGCCGGTGCTCGGGGACTACCGGGTCTTCCAGTTCTTCCCGCTGACCACCGAGAAGCAGACCCTCGATCTGGTCCGGCGCACCATCGCCGCCGCCGGGCTGCTGCTCGTGGCGCTGCTCGCCCTCATCACGGGCCTGGTCGCGCGACAGGTCGTCGCCCCAGTACGGGCTGCGGCGTCGACGGCCGAGCGGCTCGCCGAGGGCCGGCTCGACGAGCGGCTCCGGGTGCGCGGCGAGGACGAGATCGCCCGGCTGGGTTCCACCTTCAACTCGATGGCCGGCGCGTTGCAGAGCCAGATCCAGCAGCTCGAGGACCTCTCCCGCGTCCAGCGCCGGTTCGTCTCCGACGTCTCGCACGAGCTGCGGACGCCGCTGACCACCGTGCGGATGGCCGCCGACGTCCTCTACGACGCGCGCGAGGACTTCCCGCCCTCACCGGCCCGAGCCGCCGAGCTGCTGCAGGCCGAGCTGGACCGCTTCGAGGCGCTGCTCGTCGACCTGCTCGAGATCAGCCGGTACGACGCCAAGGCCGCTTCGCTGGACGCGTCGCCGGTGGATCTGTGTCCGCTGGTCCGCCGGGTGGCCGCCGCCGCCGCACCGCTCGCCGAGCGCAAGGGCAGCCGGCTCGACGTCGTCCTGCCGGTCTGGCCGGTCGTGGCCGACATCGAGCCGCTGCGCATCGAGCGGGCACTGCGCAACCTGGTGGTCAACGCCGTCGAGCACGGCGAGGGCCGGCCGGTCGAGGTGCGGCTGGCCTCGACCCGCGAGATCGTCACCGTCAGCGTCCGCGACTCGGGTGTCGGCCTGCAGCCCGGCCAGGCCGGGATGGTGTTCACCCGCTTCTGGCGCGGCGACCCCTCCCGGGCACGGACCACCGGCGGCACCGGGCTGGGCCTGGCCATCGCGCTCGAGGACGTGCGTCTGCACGGCGGCTGGCTGCAGGCGGCCGGGATCCCGGGGGAGGGCTCGGTCTTCCGGATGACGCTGCCGCGCAAGGCCGGCCGGACCGCACCCAATACCCCTCTCGAACTCCCCGGCAGACCGTCGTGA
- a CDS encoding heavy-metal-associated domain-containing protein — translation MEQRTYTYTVTGMTCGHCVSSVSEEVGAVAGVSSVDVVLETGAVTVTGKGISDEAVQAAVEEAGYSVAS, via the coding sequence ATGGAGCAGCGCACCTACACCTACACCGTCACCGGCATGACCTGCGGCCATTGCGTCTCGTCGGTCAGCGAGGAGGTCGGCGCAGTGGCCGGCGTCTCGTCCGTGGACGTGGTGCTCGAGACCGGCGCCGTCACGGTGACCGGCAAGGGGATCTCCGACGAGGCGGTGCAGGCGGCCGTCGAGGAAGCCGGCTACTCGGTGGCCTCGTGA
- a CDS encoding DUF4129 domain-containing protein, with the protein MRLLDLDREAARQAAREELSRPEYDAAQPPLLIRLAGRLLRVLGDLFDNAADAVPGGPAGLLLLFLLLGGAVAIVLARVRPSAQGGSRQAPLFAGSALLTAPEHRALAQVAAAESRWADAVRERLRAVVRDLETRGALDRRAGRTAGEVARDGGAAGPPAAEDLLRAAVLFDEVWYGGRAADAASYAVLVEVDERVGRSRIGVA; encoded by the coding sequence GTGAGGCTGCTGGACCTGGACCGCGAGGCGGCCCGCCAGGCGGCCCGGGAGGAACTGTCCCGCCCGGAGTACGACGCCGCGCAGCCGCCGCTGCTGATCCGCCTGGCCGGTCGGCTCCTGCGCGTCCTGGGTGATCTGTTCGACAATGCCGCGGACGCGGTCCCGGGCGGCCCCGCCGGGCTGCTCTTGCTGTTCCTGCTGCTGGGCGGCGCGGTCGCCATCGTGCTCGCCAGGGTCCGGCCGTCCGCGCAGGGCGGGAGCCGGCAGGCGCCGCTGTTCGCCGGCAGCGCCCTGCTGACGGCCCCGGAGCACCGGGCGCTGGCGCAGGTCGCGGCCGCCGAGTCGCGCTGGGCCGACGCGGTGCGCGAGCGGCTGCGTGCGGTCGTCCGCGACCTGGAGACCCGCGGCGCGCTGGACCGCCGGGCCGGCCGCACCGCCGGTGAGGTCGCCCGGGACGGCGGCGCCGCGGGGCCCCCGGCCGCCGAGGACCTGCTCCGTGCCGCCGTCCTGTTCGACGAGGTCTGGTACGGCGGTCGCGCCGCCGACGCGGCCTCGTACGCCGTGCTGGTCGAGGTGGACGAGCGGGTCGGGCGCAGCCGGATCGGGGTGGCGTGA
- a CDS encoding LpqB family beta-propeller domain-containing protein yields the protein MRRPFALLALLLLPACGLPLTEGVQPAGQVEAAREEPAPVRVIPPGPQPGASPQDIVRGFLNAQSSPDDGHAVARTFLAPGTTWDDEQGAVVYRARGFVEGTGQDPLTFTVRFDTTARIHPTGAFVLDDAPVPATYVVGRMPSGEYRLTSVPAGLHLTGKARERSFRPYDVHFLARALDGEATGRLVPDRVFLPETAARASALVGALVGGATPPLRPAVTSALPAGTGLASPVVERDGVVTVDLTGEVEALGARGRQRLSAQFAWTLVPAFQGVRLLVEGRPFQVEGAGEVQSRKDWPEYHPAGVDPQAPLYYVQGRKLRSLDGPLPESEATGPGPLPVDAVAVSPAGGALGLLSRVADDLDEVRTGPPEGPFGSPVLRRPGLGSLSWGPGDQGLWLVADGARPAVCLLAPVGRPPRADPCAVPYEQPTGAGPLSGLRVSRDGARIALVFGTGTARRLYVGRIEPGPAGPRIDVAAGPVARLLTDVTDVAWQSGTTLAVLASSGGSQVVLWNVTVDGSAGPTVVQRPGLSGDAVKVAAAAGRPLVVGALVDGQPRLFRDTGTLFREVPGGGEAGSAPAYPG from the coding sequence GTGAGGCGACCGTTCGCGCTCCTCGCGCTGCTGCTGCTGCCGGCCTGCGGGCTGCCGCTGACCGAGGGGGTGCAGCCCGCCGGCCAGGTGGAGGCGGCGCGGGAGGAGCCGGCGCCGGTCCGCGTGATTCCGCCCGGTCCACAGCCGGGGGCCAGCCCGCAGGACATCGTCCGCGGCTTTCTCAACGCGCAGAGCAGCCCCGACGACGGCCACGCCGTGGCCCGGACGTTCCTGGCTCCCGGCACGACGTGGGACGACGAGCAGGGGGCGGTCGTCTACCGCGCCCGCGGCTTCGTCGAGGGCACCGGCCAGGACCCGCTCACCTTCACGGTCCGCTTCGACACGACGGCCCGCATCCACCCGACTGGCGCCTTCGTCCTCGACGACGCCCCGGTTCCCGCGACCTACGTCGTGGGCCGGATGCCGTCCGGGGAGTACCGCCTGACATCGGTGCCTGCCGGCCTGCACCTGACCGGCAAGGCCCGCGAGCGCTCCTTCCGGCCGTACGACGTGCACTTCCTGGCCCGCGCGCTGGACGGGGAGGCGACCGGACGGCTGGTGCCGGACCGGGTGTTCCTCCCGGAGACGGCGGCCCGTGCGTCGGCCCTGGTCGGAGCTCTGGTCGGCGGGGCGACCCCGCCCCTTCGCCCGGCGGTGACCAGCGCGCTCCCGGCGGGGACCGGGCTCGCCTCGCCGGTGGTGGAGCGGGACGGCGTGGTCACCGTCGACCTGACGGGCGAGGTCGAGGCGCTCGGGGCCCGGGGACGACAGCGGCTGTCCGCGCAGTTCGCGTGGACGCTGGTGCCCGCCTTCCAGGGGGTCCGGCTGCTGGTCGAGGGGCGGCCCTTCCAGGTCGAGGGCGCCGGGGAGGTGCAGAGCCGGAAGGACTGGCCGGAGTACCACCCCGCGGGGGTCGACCCGCAGGCCCCGCTCTACTACGTGCAGGGCCGCAAGCTGCGCAGCCTGGACGGCCCGCTGCCGGAGTCGGAGGCCACCGGCCCCGGCCCGCTGCCCGTCGACGCCGTCGCGGTCAGTCCGGCCGGCGGGGCGCTGGGCCTGCTCAGCCGTGTCGCGGACGACCTGGACGAGGTGCGCACGGGGCCGCCCGAGGGGCCGTTCGGCTCGCCAGTCCTGCGCCGACCCGGCCTCGGCTCGCTCTCGTGGGGACCCGGCGACCAGGGCCTGTGGCTGGTCGCGGACGGCGCTCGGCCCGCTGTCTGCCTGCTGGCGCCGGTCGGCCGGCCGCCCCGAGCAGACCCCTGTGCGGTGCCGTACGAGCAACCGACCGGCGCCGGACCGCTCAGCGGACTGCGGGTCTCCCGCGACGGCGCCCGGATCGCACTCGTCTTCGGCACCGGCACGGCGCGCCGCCTCTACGTCGGCCGGATCGAGCCCGGACCCGCCGGGCCGCGGATCGACGTGGCCGCCGGTCCCGTGGCACGCCTGCTCACCGACGTCACCGACGTGGCGTGGCAGTCCGGGACGACGCTGGCGGTGCTCGCCTCCTCCGGTGGCTCGCAGGTCGTGCTGTGGAACGTCACCGTGGACGGTTCCGCCGGACCGACGGTGGTCCAGCGGCCGGGGTTGTCCGGGGACGCGGTGAAGGTCGCGGCCGCAGCCGGCCGGCCGCTGGTCGTCGGTGCGCTGGTGGACGGTCAGCCCCGGCTGTTCCGCGATACCGGTACCCTGTTCCGCGAGGTACCGGGGGGCGGAGAGGCCGGGAGCGCACCGGCCTATCCGGGCTGA
- a CDS encoding DUF4350 domain-containing protein, giving the protein MTGTAGRTGAEPLTASGPTVRSATRAARGPALVVAGVVLVGVVVGVLGATGSGGRLDPDAYSPAGARALATLLRDRGIPVERVETVEQVVAADDPAATVVVPAPQTLTGSELAGLGGLVAPLLVVGAEQAQLELLGLPVRAGPAVPVERRRPGCTLPLAGTAGEVDLGGPTYDAEGVPAAGCYAASGSATLLRLPSVGVTLLGDGTPLTNERLGHRGNAALALGLLGDADRVVWLVPRPGRTVPEGEQPPLSELVADELKLGALWLLVVGAVLALWRARRLGRVVGEPLPVVVRAAEAVEGRARLYHAAGARGTAAEALRAATRERLATRVGLPAGAEQAFVVALVAERTGSDRAVVGGLLYGGPPVDDAALVRLAGDLRILEQALTREVAGP; this is encoded by the coding sequence GTGACCGGCACCGCGGGTCGGACCGGTGCCGAGCCGCTCACCGCCAGCGGCCCGACCGTCCGCTCCGCCACTCGGGCAGCGCGCGGACCGGCGCTCGTGGTGGCCGGGGTGGTGCTGGTGGGGGTGGTCGTCGGCGTCCTCGGCGCGACCGGCTCCGGTGGCCGGCTCGACCCCGACGCCTACAGCCCCGCCGGCGCACGGGCGCTGGCCACGCTGCTGCGGGACCGTGGCATCCCGGTCGAGCGAGTCGAGACGGTCGAGCAGGTGGTCGCGGCGGACGATCCCGCGGCGACGGTGGTCGTGCCCGCTCCTCAAACCCTGACCGGCAGCGAGCTGGCGGGGCTGGGCGGCCTGGTCGCGCCGTTGCTCGTCGTCGGCGCCGAGCAGGCCCAGCTCGAGCTGCTCGGGCTGCCGGTCCGGGCCGGCCCGGCGGTCCCGGTGGAGCGGCGCCGGCCCGGCTGCACGCTGCCGCTGGCGGGCACGGCCGGAGAGGTCGATCTGGGTGGCCCGACCTACGACGCCGAAGGGGTGCCCGCCGCCGGTTGCTACGCCGCCTCGGGCAGCGCGACGCTGCTGCGCCTTCCCTCGGTCGGCGTCACGCTGCTCGGCGACGGGACACCGCTGACCAACGAGCGGCTCGGCCACCGCGGCAACGCCGCCCTCGCCCTCGGCCTGCTCGGCGACGCCGACCGCGTCGTGTGGCTCGTCCCGCGCCCCGGCCGGACGGTGCCGGAGGGTGAGCAGCCGCCGCTGTCGGAGCTGGTCGCGGACGAGCTGAAGCTCGGCGCGCTGTGGCTGCTGGTCGTCGGTGCGGTGCTCGCGCTGTGGCGCGCCCGCCGGCTCGGCCGGGTCGTCGGGGAACCGCTGCCGGTGGTCGTGCGCGCCGCCGAGGCGGTCGAGGGGCGCGCCCGGCTCTACCACGCGGCCGGGGCCCGCGGGACGGCCGCCGAGGCACTGCGCGCCGCCACCCGCGAGCGGCTGGCCACCCGCGTCGGGCTGCCCGCAGGCGCGGAGCAGGCCTTCGTCGTCGCGCTGGTCGCCGAGCGCACCGGCAGCGACCGGGCCGTCGTCGGCGGGCTTCTGTACGGTGGCCCTCCGGTCGACGACGCCGCTCTGGTGCGGCTGGCCGGCGACCTTCGCATCCTCGAGCAGGCCCTGACCCGGGAGGTGGCCGGACCGTGA
- a CDS encoding MoxR family ATPase, giving the protein MVALRSEVAKAVVGQDAAVTGLVLALLCRGHVLLEGVPGVAKTLLVRAVAASLSLDTKRVQFTPDLMPGDITGSLVYDNRSSAFSFREGPVFTNLLLADEINRTPPKTQASLLEAMEERQVTVDGTPRLLPDPFIVCATQNPVEYEGTYPLPEAQLDRFLLKLTVGLPSREDEIKVVGPHDRGFDPRDLRAAGLRPVADAADLAAGREAVRGVTVSPEVLGYVVDLCRATRSSPSLSLGVSPRGATALLAGAKAWAWLSGRDYLTPDDVKALARPTLRHRVSVRPEAELEGVTGDGVLDGVLSSVPVPR; this is encoded by the coding sequence CTGGTCGCGCTGCGCTCCGAGGTGGCCAAGGCGGTCGTCGGGCAGGACGCTGCGGTCACCGGTCTGGTTCTCGCGTTGCTCTGTCGCGGACACGTCCTGCTCGAGGGTGTGCCGGGCGTCGCGAAGACACTGCTGGTCCGCGCCGTCGCCGCGTCGCTGTCGCTCGACACCAAGCGGGTGCAGTTCACGCCCGACCTGATGCCCGGCGACATCACCGGCTCGCTGGTCTACGACAACCGGTCCTCGGCCTTCTCCTTCCGGGAGGGGCCGGTGTTCACCAACCTGCTGCTGGCGGACGAGATCAACCGCACACCGCCGAAGACGCAGGCGTCGCTGCTGGAGGCGATGGAGGAGCGGCAGGTCACCGTGGACGGGACGCCGCGACTGCTCCCCGACCCGTTCATCGTGTGCGCCACCCAGAACCCGGTCGAGTACGAAGGCACCTACCCGCTGCCGGAAGCGCAGCTCGACCGCTTTCTGCTCAAGCTCACCGTCGGGCTGCCGTCGCGCGAGGACGAGATCAAGGTCGTGGGCCCCCACGACAGAGGCTTCGACCCGCGCGACCTGCGTGCCGCCGGGCTACGGCCGGTCGCCGACGCGGCCGACCTGGCCGCCGGACGCGAGGCGGTGCGCGGCGTGACCGTCTCGCCCGAGGTGCTGGGCTATGTCGTCGACCTGTGCCGCGCGACGCGCAGCTCGCCGTCGCTGTCGCTGGGCGTCTCGCCCCGCGGCGCCACAGCGCTGCTGGCCGGCGCGAAGGCCTGGGCGTGGCTGTCCGGCCGCGACTACCTCACCCCCGACGACGTGAAGGCGCTCGCGCGACCCACCCTGCGGCACCGGGTCAGCGTCCGCCCCGAGGCCGAGCTGGAGGGTGTCACTGGCGACGGGGTCCTCGACGGCGTCCTGTCCTCGGTGCCCGTCCCCCGCTGA
- the mtrA gene encoding MtrAB system response regulator MtrA yields the protein MKGRVLVVDDDPALAEMLGIVLRGEGLDPAFVANGDAALGAFRREKPDLVLLDLMLPGTDGIEVCRQIRAESGVPIVMLTARSDTLDVVLGLESGADDYVVKPFKPKELVARLRARLRQREDAEPETLTIGPPEDPLTIDVPGHKVVRGSEQVQLTPLEFDLLVALARKPHTVFTREVLLEQVWHYRHAADTRLVNVHVQRLRAKVERDPEHPQVVVTVRGVGYKAGPA from the coding sequence ATGAAGGGCCGCGTGCTCGTCGTCGACGACGACCCGGCACTGGCCGAGATGCTCGGCATCGTGCTGCGCGGCGAGGGCCTGGACCCGGCCTTCGTCGCGAACGGCGACGCCGCCCTCGGGGCCTTCCGGCGGGAGAAGCCCGACCTGGTCCTGCTCGACCTGATGCTGCCCGGCACCGACGGCATCGAGGTCTGCCGCCAGATCCGCGCGGAGAGCGGCGTCCCGATCGTCATGCTCACCGCGCGCAGCGACACCCTCGACGTGGTGCTCGGCCTGGAGAGCGGTGCGGACGACTACGTCGTCAAGCCGTTCAAGCCCAAGGAGCTGGTGGCCCGGCTGCGGGCGCGGCTGCGCCAGCGTGAGGACGCCGAGCCGGAGACGCTGACCATCGGCCCGCCGGAGGACCCGCTGACCATCGACGTACCCGGCCACAAGGTGGTGCGGGGCAGCGAGCAGGTGCAGCTGACACCGCTCGAGTTCGACCTGCTGGTCGCGCTGGCCCGTAAGCCGCACACCGTCTTCACCCGCGAGGTGCTGCTCGAGCAGGTGTGGCACTACCGGCACGCCGCCGACACCCGGCTGGTCAACGTGCACGTGCAGCGGCTGCGCGCGAAGGTCGAGCGCGACCCCGAGCACCCCCAGGTCGTGGTCACGGTCCGGGGGGTCGGCTACAAGGCAGGTCCGGCCTGA